The Drechmeria coniospora strain ARSEF 6962 chromosome 02, whole genome shotgun sequence genome has a segment encoding these proteins:
- a CDS encoding glutamate-cysteine ligase catalytic subunit gives MGLLALGTALEWPEAKKRAHQVREWGILQLLEIWNKAKGKERDAMLWGDEVEYLVVTYSENDSKVLLSLRQAEILKALAADKDLAAKGGCVSPVDGDVVAKPKYVDAVARVECERPSVRPLTVVARRKSSLPVFHPEFGRFMLEATPGKPWGIGFKELLDVEPDMKLRRRIAKEHMRLTEYPITLTTFPRIGCPGQFTDPYYPTSGPKLRSQFVPDEIANPHIRFPTLAANIRWRRGRKVQVNVPVFHDKETPTPWKDPTVNFDLHNWAEDDDVRNGAAPDDYIHMDAMAFGMGSCCLQITFQAKNITEGRQMYDQLSPLGPIMLALTAATPIYKGFLANTDVRWNQISRAVDCRTPEELGEKPLENDRWRIPKSRYASNSTYISTDPRLRQEYMDPDLVIDPDIKEKLVEGGMDDRLATHFAHLFIRDPIVVFEEDLQELDLNKTDHFENLQSTNWQHIRFKPPPAENNTGWRVEFRSMEIQVTDFENAAFSVFMVLVTRAILSFDLNFYIPIKKVDENMERAHALDAVLEKTFFFRKNPFPPRPSRANTAFGDESSRPGSAMPSRPGSPAPPVEEEYEEMTIDGIVNGSPDGDFPGLIPIVESYLDSVNVDVETRCQLATYLELIRKRASGELETTARWIRNFVGAHPGYKHDSVVDEALAHDLIGAVIAVGEREAAGENFAGLGIHGLSKLLGSFRGGCGPDTDGQVNGEQTNGRANGEQANGQANGEANGEQVNGQANGVINGVTNGQSNGAGSISISVEELDRETGPLKRKSEWMDGETGQSE, from the exons ATGGGTCTCTT GGCACTGGGGACGGCGCTTGAATGGCCCGAGGCGAAGAAACGCGCCCACCAGGTGCGGGAATGGGGCATTCTC CAACTTCTCGAAATCTGGAACAaagccaagggcaaggagcGAGATGCCATGCTCTGGGGCGATGAG GTCGAATACCTGGTTGTCACGTACAGCGAGAATGACTCGAAGGTCCTGCTCTCTCTTCGGCAAGCCGAGATCCTCaaggccttggccgccgacaAGGACCTGGCCGCCAAGGGCGGCTGCGTGTCGCCCGTGGACGGTGACGTTGTCGCCAAGCCCAAGTAcgttgacgccgtcgcccgtgTCGAGTGCGAGCGCCCATCGGTTCGTCcgctcaccgtcgtcgcacgCAGGAAATCGTCCCTGCCCGTCTTCCATCCCGAGTTTGGTCGTTTCATGCTGGAGGCTACCCCCGGGAAGCCGTGGGGTATCGGCTTCAaggagctcctcgacgtcgagcccgACATGAAGCTCCGCCGAAGGATTGCCAAGGAGCACATGCGTCTGACCGAGTATCCCATCACGCTGACCACGTTCCCGCGAATTGGATGCCCCGGTCAGTTCACCGACCCTTACTATCCCACATCCGGTCCCAAGCTGCGCTCGCAGTTTGTGCCCGATGAGATTGCCAACcctcacattcgcttccCCACCTTGGCCGCCAACATTCGCTGGCGCCGCGGCCGCAAAGTCCAAGTCAACGTCCCCGTGTTCCACGACAAGGaaacgccgacgccctggAAGGACCCTACCGTCAACTTTGACCTGCACAACTgggccgaggatgacgacgtccGCAACGGCGCCGCGCCCGACGATTACATTCACATGGATGCCATGGCCTTCGGAATGGGAAGCTGCTGTCTTCAGATAACATTCCAGGCCAAGAACATCACCGAGGGGAGGCAGATGTACGACCAGCTGAGCCCGCTCGGCCCCATCATGCTAGccctgacggcggcgaccccCATCTATAAGGGCTTTCTGGCGAACACGGACGTGCGGTGGAATCAGATCagccgcgccgtcgactgTCGAACGCCggaggagctcggcgagaag CCTCTCGAGAACGACCGCTGGAGGATACCAAAGTCTCGCTATGCCTCCAACTCCACCTACATCTCCACGGACCCGAGGTTGCGGCAGGAGTACATGGATCCTGATCTGGTCATCGACCCCGACATCaaggagaagctcgtcgagggtggCATGGACGACCGGCTGGCGACGCACTTTGCCCACCTTTTCATCCGAGATCCCATCGTCGTGTTCGAGGAAGACCTCCAGGAGCTGGACCTGAACAAGACGGACCACTTTGAGAACCTCCAATCCACAAACTGGCAGCACATTCGGTtcaagccgccgccggcggagaACAACACTGGCTGGAGAGTCGAATTCCGCTCCATGGAGATACAGGTGACGGACTTTGAAAACGCCGCCTTTTCCGTCTTCATGGTTCTCGTGACCAGAGCCATCTTGTCCTTTGACCTCAACTTCTACATACCCATCAAGAAGGTGGACGAGAACATGGAACGTGCACATGcgctcgatgccgtcctcgagaAGACCTTCTTCTTCCGCAAGAATCCCTTCCCTCCCCGGCCCTCGCGCGCCAACACCGCTTTCGGCGACGAGTCCAGCAGACCTGGGTCTGCCATGCCTAGCCGGCCGGGTTCCCCGGCACCGCCGGTGGAAGAGGAGTACGAGGAGATGACGATTGACGGGATCGTCAACGGCTCACCCGACGGCGACTTCCCCGGCCTCATCCCCATCGTCGAGAGCTACCTCGACAGCGtcaacgtcgacgtcgagaccCGCTGCCAGCTCGCCACCTACCTGGAGCTGATCAGGAAACGGGcgagcggcgagctcgagacgacggctcggTGGATACGCAACTTTGTCGGCGCGCACCCAGGCTACAAGCACGACAGCgttgtcgacgaggctcTGGCCCACGACCtcatcggcgccgtcatcgccgtcggcgagcgggaggcggcgggcgagaacTTTGCTGGACTCGGAATCCACGGCCTGTCGAAGCTGCTGGGATCATTCCGAGGTGGGTGCGGGCCCGACACGGACGGTCAGGTCAATGGGGAGCAGACCAACGGACGGGCCAACGGGGAACAGGCCAACGGACAGGCCAACGGAGAGGCCAACGGAGAACAGGTCAACGGGCAGGCCAACGGAGTGATCAACGGAGTGACCAATGGCCAGTCGAATGGCGCAGGAAGCATAAGCATCTCGGTGGAGGAATTGGATCGGGAAACGGGGCCACTCAAGCGCAAGAGTGAGTGGATGGACGGCGAAACGGGACAGTCGGAGTGA
- a CDS encoding malate dehydrogenase precursor, translating to MLASSIQRRAFSASARNLSKVAVLGAAGGIGQPLSLLLKMNTRVTDLALYDIRLAPGVAADVSHINTKSTVKGYEPTPSGLASCLKGSDIVLIPAGVPRKPGMTRDDLFNTNASIVRDLAKAVAESAPKAKVLVIANPVNSTVPICAEVFKAKGVYNPKTLFGVTTLDVVRASRFVSEIKGTDPKDEEITVVGGHSGVTIVPLFSQSKHPDLSANADLVKRVQFGGDEVVQAKDGAGSATLSMAMAGARMADSLLRAADGEKGVTEPTFVDSPLYKDQGIDFFSSLVELGPNGVEKILPIGKVDANEEKLVAACLGDLKKNIEKGVAFVAQNPGN from the exons ATGTTGGCCTCCTCCATCCAGCGCCGGGCATTCTCCGCGTCGGCGCGCAAC CTCTCCAaggtcgccgtcctcggtgccgccggcggtaTCGGCCAGCCGCTCTCTCTTCTCCTCAAGATGAACACGCGCGTCACCGACCTGGCTCTGTACGACATTCGTCTCGCTCCCG gtgtcgccgccgacgtttCCCACATCAACACAAAGTCCACGGTCAAGGGCTacgagccgacgccgagcggctTGGCTTCGTGCCTCAAGGGCTCCGACATCGTCCTCATCCCCGCCGGCGTTCCCCGCAAGCCCGGCATGACCCGTGACGACCTCTTCAACACCAACGCCTCCATCGTCCGCGACCTCGCcaaggccgtggccgagtcggcgcccaaggccaaggtcctcgtcatcgccaaccCCGTCAACTCGACCGTCCCCATCTGCGCCGAGGTCTTCAAGGCCAAGGGTGTCTACAACCCCAAGACGCTCTTCGGCGTCACcacgctcgacgtcgtccgcgCCAGCCGCTTCGTCTCCGAGATCAAGGGAACCGACCcgaaggacgaggagatcaccgtcgtcggcggccactCGGGCGTCACCATCGTCCCGCTCTTCAGCCAGAGCAAGCACCCCGACCTCAGCGCCAACGCCGACCTCGTGAAGCGTGTCCAgtttggcggcgacgaggttgtccaggccaaggacggcgccggctcggccacgctatccatggccatggccggtgCCCGCATGGCCGACTCGCTgctccgcgccgccgacggcgagaaggGCGTCACGGAGCCGACCTTTGTCGACTCTCCCCTCTACAAGGACCAGGGCATCGACTTCTTCagcagcctcgtcgagcttggccCCAACGGCGTGGAGAAGATCCTTCCCATCGGCAAGGTCGATGCCAACgaggagaagctcgtcgccgcatGCCTTGGCGACCTCAAGAAGAACATCGAGAAGGGTGTCGCCTTCGTTGCCCAGAACCCCGGCAACTGA
- a CDS encoding pre-mRNA splicing factor, producing MTRISVYMPVLVAFVAAMSMILASIATPNWVSYSVTTPKGDTFDRHIGLHKSCSSIDDPPCRSFPSPALCEDGERYLCSMWRTIGFLASLAAILCLANLVTFGVIIRGGKYKRETGWPVIGAMLLLVSVVEFAVISMVAYLFENDDQFTIPGWNLDVSWYLGTASASICLLAAVALASSAYLLPPEQGYEFLGDSVNA from the exons ATGACGCGAATCTCCGTCTACATGCCCGTCCTCGTGGCCTTTGTCGCCG CGATGAGTATGATTCTCGCCTCCATCGCCACCCCCAACTGGGTATCCTACTCCGTCACGACGCCCAAGGGCGACACGTTCGACAGACACATTGGCCTGCACAAGAGCTGCTCCAGCATCGACGACCCCCCCTGCCGCAGCTTCCCCTCGCCCGCGCTGTGCGAGGATGGTGAGCGGTACCTCTGCTCCATGTGGCGCACTATCGGCTTCTTGGCTTCTCTGGCTGCCATTCTCTGTCTCGCCAACCTCGTCACCTTTGGCGTCATCATTCGCGGGGGCAAGTACAAGCGCGAGACGGGCTGGCCGGTCATCGGAGCCATGCTGCTGCTTgtttccgtcgtcgagttTGCCGTCATCTCCATGGTG GCATATCTATTCGAAAACGACGACCAGTTTACCATTCCCGGCTGGAACCTCGACGTCTCCTGGTACCTCGGTACCGCGAGTGCCTCCATCTgtctgctcgccgccgtcgccttggcctcATCTGCATACCTATTACCGCCGGAACAAGGCTACGAGTTTTTGGGGGACTCCGTCAATGCCTAG
- a CDS encoding nitrilase family protein — translation MRLSFSRPFLVPYASLRLAAIAQSQSPLSSGLRSRPGRPMSSSSYTPPSVLKTAVKLSCVQLAAGADKAANLSRAAAEFFPEYAETLLPSPPTAEQSPSFHALASMAADNAVYLVGGSIPEREPETGRYYNTSLIFGPDGRLLDSCRKVHLFDIDIPGKITFRESDVLSAGDRITLVDLPEYGKVAVAICYDVRFPELASIAARRGAFAFICPGAFNLTTGELHWKLLARARAVDNQMYVAMCSPARDMSATYNAWGHSMVVDPMANVLVEADETTTTIQAEMDGAVITEARRNIPLGAQRRFDVYPDVSHGKV, via the exons ATGCGACTGTCATTCTCGCGTCCCTTCCTCGTCCCCTACGCCAGCCTACGActtgccgccatcgcccaaTCTCAAAGCCCCCTCTCGTCCGGACTGCGCTCACGCCCCGGCCGTCCgatgtcgtcctcgtcgtacACGCCGCCTTCGGTGCTCAAGACGGCCGTCAAGCTCTCGTGcgtccagctcgccgccggcgccgacaagGCCGCCAACCTCAGCCgtgcggccgccgag TTCTTCCCCGAGTACGCCGAGACGCtgctgccctcgccgccgacggccgagcagTCCCCCTCGTTTCATGCGCTCGCttccatggccgccgacaACGCCGTctacctcgtcggcggctccaTCCCCGAACGGGAGCCGGAGACGGGACGGTACTACAACACGAGCTTGATCTTCGGTCCCGACGGTCGCCTGCTCGACAGCTGCCGCAAGGTCCACCTCTTCGACATTGACATTCCCGGCAAGATCACGTTTCGGGAATCCGACGtgctctcggccggcgacCGCATCACGCTCGTCGACCTGCCCGAGTACGGCAaggtggccgtcgccatctgCTACGACGTGCGCTTCCCCGAGCTCGCCAGCATCGCCGCCCGGAGGGGTGCCTTTGCCTTCATCTGCCCCGGCGCCTTCAACCTCACCACGGGCGAGCTGCACTGGAAGCttctcgcccgcgcccgcgccgtcgacaatCAGATGTACGTCGCCATGTGCAGCCCCGCGAGGGACATGAGCGCCACCTACAACGCCTGGGGTCACAGCATGGTCGTCGATCCCATGGCCaacgtgctcgtcgaggctgacgagacgacgacgacgattcaggccgagatggacggcgccgtcatcaCGGAGGCGAGAAGGAACATTCCCCTGGGCGCCCAGCGGAGGTTCGATGTATACCCGGATGTGAGTCATGGCAAGGTGTAA
- a CDS encoding spermidine synthase → MKHCANGQQLLVFYVSTTNMMGFHKGLSKKIPLSDLVRPLSPRCILAPNPRICPPFTASSSFRFSSGLSPGLSSHAMSEITHPTIKDGWFREISDMWPGQAMTLKVEKVLHHEKSKYQDVLAFKSTDYGNVLVLDNVIQCTERDEFSYQEMIANLGLMSHPNPKKVLVIGGGDGGVLREVVKHDCVEEAILCDIDEAVPRVSKLFLPEMAAGLTHAKSTVHIGDGFKFLADYKNTFDVIITDSSDPEGPAESLFQKPYFQLLHDALREGGVITTQGSENQWLHLPLITQLKKDCKEIFPVAEYAYTTIPTYPSGQIGFMVCCKDANRDVKTPLRRWTVEEEEQKCRYYNAEIHKASFVLPTFAKKALR, encoded by the exons ATGAAGCACTGCGCAAATGGACAGCAGTTGCTGGTTTTTTATGTCTCCACCACGAACATGATGGGGTTCCACAAGGGACTCTCGAAAAAGATTCCCCTCAGCGACCTCGTCCGTCCACTTTCACCCCGTTGCATCCTCGCCCCCAATCCTCGAATTTGCCCGCCATTCACTGCATCGTCATCCTTTCGATTCTCTTCCGGCCTCTCTCCCGGCCTCTCCTCGCACGCAATGTCTGAAATCACCCACCCCACCATCAAGG ATGGCTGGTTCCGCGAAATCTCCGACATGTGGCCCGGCCAGGCCATGACCCTCAAGGTCGAAAAGGTGCTGCACCACGAGAAGAGCAAGTACCAAGACGTGCTCGCCTTCAAGTCGACCGACTACGGCaacgtcctcgtcctcgacaacgTCATCCAGTGCACCGAGCGCGACGAGTTCTCGTACCAAGAAATGATTGCCAACCTCGGCTTGATGTCCCACCCCAACCCGAAGAAGGttctcgtcatcggcggcggcgacggcggcgtcctccGCGAGGTTGTCAAGCACGActgcgtcgaggaggccatccTCTGCGACATTGACGAG GCCGTTCCTCGCGTTTCCAAGCTCTTCCTTCCCGAGATGGCCGCCGGCCTCACGCACGCCAAGAGCACCGTTCAcatcggcgacggcttcAAGTTCCTGGCCGACTACAAGAATACCTTTGACGTCATCATCACCGACTCGTCCGACCCCGAGGGCCCCGCCGAGTCCCTCTTCCAGAAGCCGTACTTCCAGCTCCTCCACGACGCACTtcgcgagggcggcgtcaTCACTACCCAAGGTT CCGAGAACCAGTGGCTCCACCTGCCGCTCATCACCCAGCTCAAGAAGGACTGCAAGGAGATCTTCCCCGTGGCCGAGTACGCCTACACGACGATCCCCACCTACCCCTCGGGCCAGATCGGCTTCATGGTCTGCTGCAAGGACGCCAACCGCGACGTCAAGACGCCCCTGCGTCGCTggaccgtcgaggaggaggagcagaagtGCCGCTACTACAACGCCGAAATCCACAAGGCCAGCTTCGTCCTGCCTACCTTTGCCAAGAAGGCACTTCGATAG